From the Desulfosarcina sp. BuS5 genome, one window contains:
- a CDS encoding type II toxin-antitoxin system RelE/ParE family toxin — MNSGRYWLTRSAENDLTDITKYTLETWGEKQLEIYRHRLEKRLNFLIEFPELGRNHPMLRSDFRYVVEGKHYIFYRSIDADIEVLRFLHCRSDIISKLSAYL, encoded by the coding sequence ATGAATTCAGGTCGATATTGGTTAACTCGGTCGGCTGAGAATGATTTGACCGATATTACGAAGTACACGCTCGAAACCTGGGGCGAAAAGCAACTGGAGATTTACCGGCATCGCCTCGAAAAGCGGCTGAATTTTTTGATTGAATTCCCCGAACTGGGGAGAAACCATCCAATGCTGCGCAGCGATTTCCGATATGTGGTGGAAGGTAAACATTATATTTTCTACCGCAGTATCGATGCCGACATAGAGGTTTTGCGATTTCTGCACTGTCGTTCCGACATAATCAGCAAGCTCTCCGCCTATCTCTGA
- a CDS encoding type II toxin-antitoxin system ParD family antitoxin — MNVSVTSELYELVQRKVQSGLYGNASEVVRDALRRMDERAIVDAAWGELNDTLEASVASGRSPHSVRDIISRMRRGSDE; from the coding sequence ATGAATGTTTCAGTAACATCCGAGCTTTACGAACTTGTTCAACGCAAGGTTCAATCCGGTCTCTACGGAAATGCCAGCGAAGTAGTCCGGGATGCCCTTCGACGTATGGATGAACGTGCGATCGTTGACGCAGCCTGGGGCGAGTTGAATGACACCCTGGAAGCATCTGTTGCAAGTGGTCGAAGCCCGCACTCTGTCAGAGATATAATCTCACGGATGCGCCGCGGGAGTGACGAATGA